Within the Gossypium raimondii isolate GPD5lz chromosome 12, ASM2569854v1, whole genome shotgun sequence genome, the region GCTGAtgtctttttttgttgttggtgTTGTAACTGCAAACTTTGTAGCATTATATGTTTTCCATATAAATACAGTTTGCACAACAATGTTTTGTCCCTACATTGCCTGTTCAAGATTCAGTTTGTGATTCTGTAAAGATTTCCCTATGAACTAATAAACACACCAATTAATTGGTGTCTTCTTAAACTCAGAAGCGCAGGATACCAGTCATTTTAATACTAAACTATTTAAGAGTTAAAATGTATACGCTAAGACATTActgaatttttgaaataaataattattattaagtacACGCTAATCTTGAAAGGGAAACATCAAACATGAAGGAACAAGATTTTGCAGTCCAAAGAAAAGGAAGTGTAACTCTACCATATATTGAAACCGCTGAAAGCTATGTCAAGCATTTGGCTTGTTTGCACTCTTGTACATGTTGTCAATCACACTCTGCATCCAAACGACATTGATCATTGATCATTGATCATTGATCGTgaaaaggatatatatatataagtttcaTCCTTAAATTGTTCTGCTTTCCCCTTAAATGAATCCTTAAATtccctaattaattaaattttatttgtctttaatggaaaacatataatttttatttgtctaTTGATGTTTCGTTTGGATTGAAAGACATCAATAAATGCAAAGCATTTATGAAAGACTTCATGGCTATTGCCTAGTTCTGTGTAAAAAGTACTTAAGCCATAACAGTATCGAAATAATATTAGAGCAGTTGAGACCTTTTCTTCTTATACGTTGGGGTGAGAGGGTCACGTTCCATGTCAAACGGGACAGGGTCAATATGGGCAGCTTTTATAATTCAAAACCTTTCAGCTGAAACAAAGTACAAAGGTtcaatttccattttctttcccCCTGGCATGAAGATAAGTGTTCGCTTTAATAGTGGCTGAACAAATATACCGTGAAGTACAAAACCCATTGAATGACaaacctttttctcttttccaatCTTTGAGAGCTCCTCGACTACGCACTCTTTTGGCCTTGGGATTTTGACAGATGGAATTAAAGCCACCATGTACACCATTCTCGGCAGCCCAGCTTTCAAGTGCTTGCTTCTTGGGGTTAACAACAGCAACGAGGAAGGACTCAAAGCTGTTCCCATAAATCCAGATCTAAAAAATCGATGAAAGACACGATCACGGTCGAGTTAAGAGACTGCAATGAATGATATAAGTACTGAGGAGAGGAACAAAGGCATTACCGAATCAATAACAGATGCAAGACCAAAAACATTCTCCAGATTCTCAACTGCAACATATTCCCCTTGTGAAAGCTTAAAAATGTTCTTCTTTCGATCAATAATTTTCATACTTCCATTTGGTTGCCGCTCACCAACATCCCCTAATGCATAAACATGATGAAAAGAATGTCAACTCAGAGACAATGGTAATAGAAACTTGATTTATTAAGAGGCAAGAATTGACGGACCTGTGAGGAACCATCCATCGGCGAATACCTCATTGGTGAGGTCTTCACGTTTGTAGTACCCTGAAAATAGTGTCTCCCCTGACACAAATTTCCCCACGTGGTATGCTTGCAAGAGCATCGTATCCCATTTCAGGGACAGATTCTAGGCATCTATCTACGTTTGGTACTGGAGGACCCACAGTACCAAGCGTAGACAATTCATTCGGTAACGAGACAAACGTCCCTGCACAAGTCTCGGTCAGGCCTACATTCAGATCCAAACAAAATTGATCAATGTTGATGTTGCAGTAAGTGTGCATAATcggtaaagaaaaaagaatcacATATACAAAAAGGCTAATTTCTAGGATGATATACCATATCCTTGCGGAACATGACAACATGCAACCCCTCGCAGGAACTCTTCGACATGATCAGAAAGAGGTGCTGCGCTAGATAGAATGAGCCGTACATTCCCTCCCAACCCGCTATTTACCTGAGAAGATTACATATATGAACGAGATTCAAGTTAGGTGATCGAGATGCAAGGACCTGTGTGGATGATATAACAATGAAGTCTTTAATCACCTTACTCAATACAACTCTGTCACAGATAAAAGATGCATCTTCATGTTTAGTGCCCTTCTTCATGTTACCGAATTTGCTGTCAGGGTTATCATAGATGTTAGAATcaaataacaataaagaaaaatttggaaacCACTTTCCATAAACGGAATTATGTAAAACAAAAGCCAACAACCGTAATCAAAAGCTCCATTATAAAGCTTAATGCTGAAATGATTGAGATAATCCTATTTTTATTGAAGCCAATATCCTTTGTTCTTGATACCTGGTGGGTCCATGGTGATAAAATTAACTTCCCTGTTACTTTTAGCCTTTATTTGTTACTGGAATTCGGCAGATACAATGATCTGCTTCACATAAGCaaacttaaaaaatgaatataacTGAGTATGCCACATCAAACAGCGTCTTAGACAATTAGCTTCCCCCAGAAACCTTCTGTAGTAAACCTGATGATGTACGGAAGTTATGACAGTCTCAGAACAGATAATGCATTGCACTCTAAACTTCACAGATAACCCAAAAAGACATTCCCTATTCCAGATTCATAAAACCTCTTCACCTTTATAAATGATTAGAAAAAAAAGCTGGAAATCAGTCTCATCAGCACATTGAGGAATATAAGAAAGTTTACCTGAATGGACTCTGTCTAACACACGAGGAACCGCACAGAAGATACTTGACTTTAGCTCAATATCATCAACCAATAGTTTCACATCCTGAATATGCAACAAATAAGCAAGTGATAATTTGAGTAAGCTCTTATATCTTAgatataatttcaaattatccTGCTCACCCCGCGGCAGAATCCCATTAAGGCACCTCGAGAAATGAAAAACTCCTCAATCACCCGGTCAAATATATGTGCAAGAGGAAGATAAGAAAGATATACATCCTTCTCAGTCAACTGtaaaattttacaagaaaaaaaaaacaaatgagagggaaaagcaaaaaagagaaaaatcattaactcaaaatttagagttGGGAGAAAAGAAAGGCAAAATGAAATGACCAGTAAAACAATTTGTcctagaataaaaaatttcaatgaaAAGATCACCTCCTCATTTACACACTCTACCAGGTGTTTCACCCCTGCTATAAGAGTAACAATACTACAATTTGAAATCATCACTCCCATGGGATCACCAGTGGTTCCGCTAGTATACATTATTGTGCAGATATCACTTTTCGTCCTCTCTGGAAGATCAAATTGTTTACTTTCTCCCTGCAAGAGTCATACATCAGAACTTGAACAAGAAATATTTGTCACCTGCAAGTTAAAATGCAGTGTAAGTTATAGtaaataagcaaattaaactagcAAATATGCATGACATATGGTTATCTAATGATATTCGACTTAGCAATTCGTATATTTGTGTCGTGATCATGTTTTTTCTTGTGTCATAATCATGCTCAAGTTATGTTACATTTACATAACTTttgacaaattaataatttgtgtTATATAGATTTTAACATGTTGTGTTTGTGTTTCTCTGTCATGTCAGGTCATGTTGTAGTTATTATTTGCTAATAAATTCAAGAGGAGAAGAGCAGCCGAGTGCCTACCAATTGCAAAAAGTCTTCCCAAGAATATATTGCCAAACTATGCTTAGCTTCTGCTTTTTGCTCAGGTGTTACCTTCCCAAAACTAACAATTGCTGTGTGAAAAACATACACGCACAATTGcagaaaaaatatttcttacaCACTATAAGGAGAGTAGTATCCAGCTcccccaaaatatatatataataaaaataaattttagaaaagtgaccaaatttaagattcaaactttttcaaattaaaataactgaaaagaaaaagagttaatGTGAGAACCATAAGAATGGTGAAtatcttctcttttcttgtTTTGGTCATTCTCAAATTAGTTTGATGTTTGATTTTCACCAATAAAATTACATGCCCATTTTATGTCCCACTGCATATTCCCTTTATTTAATTGTGACACGtaatctttttaaataaaaatttatttgcataaaataataacactacaatttgaataataaatattacattcGCATTGAATTCATaagtgaaatttaaatattattctaatcCCCTCAATAGTGTCATTTAATTTGCTTCCCTAAGTAAAGCACAAATGCAGCGAATATATCAGTTATCCGGTACAggcaaaaatccccaaattccgGAGAAAATAGAAAACCTCAAAACTCCCGAAATGAATATAAACTAATTCACTGTCATTCTTGTTTATATGActacaaaaattaatacatgatgcaaatttctaatataaatattactatTACTCATTAGTTATAAAACTAATATCCTCAATGGCAGTTCAATTTCCGGAAGAATAGCTTTTCTCACCTCTTCTTGTTTTTCTTCCTTCCTTTTACTTGTTTCTCTAAATTTCTAAGCCTCTGATTGATGGTCGAAGacgaagaagatgaagatgatgtTATTTGATTCGCAACTTTTGTAGGTTCAATGGGCAACGAGGTAGACTGCTGTGATGCGGTTTTGGCTTGTTTGAGAGTTTGTTTGAGAGCCGTATACAGATCAATAGAAGGCTGTGGTGTAGTAACAACTGGTTGCTTCGGTATTTCCGGAACACCTAAAGCCTTCTTCACTCCAGGAGCCTTAAGCActgaaaaaacaaacaaataaagggCATGATATATAGTCATATTCAGAAATCTCGGAAAAGCAAATCAAATGTTTAGTCGATGGATAGCATGAAATTTACGGACTCACCTAATCCATATCCAAGGGAAAATATATTCGATGTGATCCAATAACAAAATATGGCCTGTCAAGTAAATGAGATGAAAATGATCATCATTAAGTAAATATTCAGAGCAATTAAATCTCCAGAGAAAGTTGTTTTCTGTCAATCTCGCATTGCACCCAAAGTTTCTAGACTTCTAGGAGTTACATAGAGCTCATCAACGGTACCATTTGCGAAAACCAGCAAAAATAGTGCACTAGCTTGTTATAGTAGGCAAGGCGAACATACTATACAAGCTTGTTAAGGGAAACAGTTATAGAAAGGCCCAGATGACCTATTCGAGTAGGAAAAATATTACTGCTATTGAGAGCTGATGGCAGACACAAGAATGTGCAGAAGCCAGCAAAGGAAGTGTACCTTCGGGAAACTCATGGTAAACGGAACTGTAAGAACAGCAAAGACCCGAGAAACATTTTTTATAGTTGCAGCAGCAGGATTCCCTTCCATGCCTTCTTGCATGTTACACTGAGGATATAAAGCATTTAATCAAAACCGATCCAACGATCGAAGAGTGTTTCAAGATGTTGCCCGATGCCTTAAGGTATCAACAAAATAGGATGCTTACCTCCACAGTTAACAAAAAAGTTAGCGCTGTCATAACCGGAAAGATGTATAAACTATCTGGAGTAGAGAGATCTGTAAACCAATATGCTCCACCGGATTTAAATGATTCCATTTTCTCAGCCATTGTTGAAATCTGGGGAAAAATCAGGTCATCAGATATAATTCTAAATGCACTATATGCAATTCTAAGACCAAACCAGTAATATTTAAGGAATCACTGTTGCTATCTTACAGCCAAGAAAAAGCTCACAAAGATGGGACCCTGAATAAAAATCCCTTTCAGCGGAGTAAATGGAGTCACGCCATATCTGAAATTATTTAAGACAAACAATGAAATTGTCAGGTTAAAAAAGATACAGTTAGAAAGACATTTAAGTGAACGACTATATCAGGCACATTTCTGATCATCCAAAAAACTAGAGAATACTACCAAATGAATTATCATCTAAAACAATTCAAGTCTAATATACACGTGCTTCTAACCTCAATATATAGAATAAATCCATTTAGTATCCTCCAAGACAGATTTTAAGGTAGATGCTGACATTAAGAACTTACCATAACTTCAGACTAAGACAGAAAACTGGAGTTTGGCTGTTACTGAAAGGGATAAgagcactataaataaataaattaaaaacacatttaaattgaTGTGGAGCTCCCAGCATCTTTTACATCAACGAAATAAAAAAGTGGAATAGCATTTAAACCAGGGCCCTTCAGAAAGTTAAAGAGATAATAGCATAAAAAGCCAACTAACTGATTTTTATGATTCAATCATGGAACCAAAGGGCGTGCAAACAATTTATTATGACAAGTACTCGCAACAGACATACAGGCTTGTTCTAATGAAAAAGTGGCTTACTCCTTGAAAAGCTTTTGCATTTCATTTTGACCTTCAGCCATTGACAAGGCATCACTACCCTGCACAAAAATAAgtagaaaaattgtaaaactcATTCATAGCATCACTGTAAAACGTCCATGGAATCTGAACATGCTCTGCAATTATGGACAGCAGCAGATAACAGCATCCTATTTATAGAGTATAGattgttcaaaataataacaCCACTACAGCAGGAGCTGACACCAGACCTTGCTTGACATCCGCTCCTTGACTTCCTCCAAGCGTGGCCTCATTAGCTGCAGGGCAAACACAAACTAGTGAAGATGGATATCAATACTTAAATGATTAGGAAGATCACTTTTGTTAATCAAGCTATTAGTAGTCTATCAGTTTCAAAACTTAAGTCACTTACAAGAAGAAAggccaaattttttaaaacattccTTTGTCCATGACCATGTCATAGTTTTTTCCTTTTGGCATGCATGCTAGgcaaaccatttttttttttttttttgaaggggGGGGGGTGCACCAAAATGTACAATTCAGCAGAGGCAGGCTAAATTTTCAGGAACTAGGACACTAAGGTGAAGTCTCTCAGttctttctctttgttttgCACTATTAACAATGTCTGAAAGGCAAGATGCCATCCAAATGTTAGTAGTActattaatatcaaaattaggTGAAGTGTATAAAAAAGATGAAAGTGTATACCGATAACCcagaagtaaaataaaagattggaGTGTATATAATTAGggcataaaaaaaacaattaaaattaccCACCGTCATTTTTGTGGTAGCTTTAAGTTGATTTATCAAAAGTGGAACGGTTGCACTTCGAATCAAAAGCGTTGTCACTACTATGGAAGCCCACCTGAAATCAATAATACACTGatattgttaaaagattaaacAAAGGTTCTATTCTCAACATTgcaatttattaaaactttgaTATTAGCATAAACGAAGAAGTCAGAAGATACGTATTTCACAAGATGCATGCATAGATTCACATCAGGATTCCTTTTCATCATGTTGCAAATCATAACTTTAATTCAACCTcataataatgaattgattttaCTAGATACTTAATGATCAAATATAACGAAATGAATATAGCATGCAAGTTTAACCAGTGTCCTACAGACAGGAATCCTTATATTTATAGCTCGGTAGTTTATGCTGTCACCTTTTCATCATCTGAATTAAGGCCTGGATAGATAGTTCGAGCAATCACTTTTGAAgacaattaattaaatcattgcATTAGAGAATTGGTAGTTCAACAAATGGCTGAAATCATTAGCATTGCACATGCCCTTCGTTCTTAATGAACATGCATAACTGAAGAAAATAACAATAAGTAACTACAGCAACTTACCAGTTGAAGCCTGTAAAAGAATGAACCGCATCAATAACATACTGCAATGTAGCAACTGGTAACCAACAATCAGCAGCAGCAACGGCAACCTCATTCACAGCAGGAACCTGCGAAGTCACAGCTTCAATGGCAGTATccttaaaagcttccgcaacatCAGTCATAAGCTCGACCTCTTTCGCCCCATCATTAACCTTAGTCGACATAAACCGACCAAAAGAGACACCAGTGCCAGGGAGAAAGGCTAGTTGGGAACATCTTCTATCATGGAACAATACACCACAAAGCCCCGAGGATGAATTACTAAACCCAGTTCCAAAAGATCTTTGTTGACCAAAATTACGAGGCTTTTGTGTAGATTGAGGCTCGGTAGAAGGATGAGTCTTACGGTCATCATCATGGAAAATGTAGGCAAACGATGGTTGATACCGTCTAGCTATTAGGGTTGCTCTACTGTAAAGGCTACGGCTAAACGCCATTGATACGAAGAATAAAAATTCCTCTAATCAAACGAAAATAAGAATGTTCGAATTAAAACCATAACCAGATcaagatcaaaattaaaacatcaaaGAATTTCTCGAGATTCGTTTATAATTCCAgtaaaaaatcactaaaaactaGCAATACAATAAGATTCCTGAAGCTAAAATCAAGGACTTAAATAATACTTGAACGAAGAAGCAAACACTCACCGTTTCAATCTCCGGCGATCGAAATAGAGAAGGGTTTTTTCCAGGTGCCGTTCCGACAGAGCAGGGTTTAACAGCCCGATTTTTGTTTCCTCGAACACTGCAGTTCTTTTATTCGCCCTGAACGTAGTGTGGGTTTTCGAGGGTAATCCCGTCCTCTTATGATGGATAGAATGGGCTGCCTTTGACAATTTTGGGTCCATATTAGCCCAACCATTAGCTGTAattatattttccaaaataatcgCATTTATGaaaactaattatttttttatataatattaaaaataggaGAATATTTATCTGAgtgagtaatttttttatattgttattagggtttttttaattaaaaaacaaaaccccTTAAAGTCTTCTGATTCACAAgctttaaaaatatgattaaaaagaTGCGGAAATCAATTAAATCGTATTAATTAAGTCTACATTGATTGTTTGGTTGTTGTTTGCCCATTGGACCCTAGGCATTAAAGATTGTGAGCCCAAACTCGGGCTTCCAATTTGGAACTTGGTTGTATCTCTTCTTTATGGTTTTATACTCACGAGAGGGGAAAagcttctctttctttttcaataacAATTTAacgtaaaataataaatctcaTTTTCTTTAAAGAATTAGAATGGAAGTACatgttattgtttttaaattcaatCATTATTATGGTGATATTAAAGACCTAGATAAGGTAATATTCGAAATAAGTTTCGGGGAACTACGACATAAAGGACACACAACATTTAATTTCAACCACTCATCAATACAAGCGGCATGGAAGTAATGGTTGCAGTCTGGAATAGTTCGTAATATCTCTTTAGCTTGGTATTCGCTAAGACAAATAGAGCAAATATTATCACTCGGCCGTGTTAATCGTCGACTTTCACCTAACAACGTTATCGGATATGATTCGAGGATTTGCCCATCAAGACCTTTGACAACCATGACCGAAGATGCAGTCAAGTTCAGATTTTGATGATCCTCAACCTTGCCACGGAGGTAAATTACAAGGCCGAGGATGAACGAGAAGGGTACTCCCACACCAAACACTATGGCTAATTTAGTACTCCTTGTAAGACCtataattaatgaaaagaatACTAGTTAATGAAAAATGTAGTAATGTGGGAcaacaaaatgttaatgcacCATTTattaagcaaaaagaaaagaaaaaagaagcaacATTCGTGTTCTTCATTAGAGAACAGTTTGGCCCGTCATAAATGTCAGATAAATACCCAATAGCACCCTTATGTACTAGTGTCATAGGCTGCAGTTCAGAGCTCGTGACCGTCGCACCAAATGCACCTAATGGAGGTCTATTgtttagatggggatcatttggcccacaagaactggcccAATTCAAGAAGTTGTTGGagaagcctatcagattgaagcttgattggcccgataatgaagatatgacaacttaggctaatttggtaactaatcttagaagactGAGGGAATcatatattgtaaaaattatattagatttgatatgacatatcttgtaaatctctaaaatcaagggatatgattaatctcgtccgtcgatgtaaacgTATCTTAatcgtcggtt harbors:
- the LOC105762278 gene encoding LOW QUALITY PROTEIN: long chain acyl-CoA synthetase 4 (The sequence of the model RefSeq protein was modified relative to this genomic sequence to represent the inferred CDS: inserted 3 bases in 2 codons; deleted 1 base in 1 codon) codes for the protein MKKGTKHEDASFICDRVVLSKVNSGLGGNVRLILSSAAPLSDHVEEFLRGVACCHVPQGYGLTETCAGTFVSLPNELSTLGTVGPPVPNVDRCLESVPEMGYDALASIPRGEICVRGXTLFSGYYKREDLTNEVFADGWFLTGDVGERQPNGSMKIIDRKKNIFKLSQGEYVAVENLENVFGLASVIDSIWIYGNSFESFLVAVVNPKKQALESWAAENGVHGGFNSICQNPKAKECVVEELSKIGKEKKLKGFEXIKAAHIDPVPFDMERDPLTPTYKKKRSQLL
- the LOC128035603 gene encoding long chain acyl-CoA synthetase 4-like, encoding MYTSGTTGDPMGVMISNCSIVTLIAGVKHLVECVNEELTEKDVYLSYLPLAHIFDRVIEEFFISRGALMGFCRGDVKLLVDDIELKSSIFCAVPRVLDRVHSGLLQKVSGGS
- the LOC105765302 gene encoding mitochondrial inner membrane protein OXA1; amino-acid sequence: MAFSRSLYSRATLIARRYQPSFAYIFHDDDRKTHPSTEPQSTQKPRNFGQQRSFGTGFSNSSSGLCGVLFHDRRCSQLAFLPGTGVSFGRFMSTKVNDGAKEVELMTDVAEAFKDTAIEAVTSQVPAVNEVAVAAADCWLPVATLQYVIDAVHSFTGFNWWASIVVTTLLIRSATVPLLINQLKATTKMTLMRPRLEEVKERMSSKGSDALSMAEGQNEMQKLFKEYGVTPFTPLKGIFIQGPIFVSFFLAISTMAEKMESFKSGGAYWFTDLSTPDSLYIFPVMTALTFLLTVECNMQEGMEGNPAAATIKNVSRVFAVLTVPFTMSFPKAIFCYWITSNIFSLGYGLVLKAPGVKKALGVPEIPKQPVVTTPQPSIDLYTALKQTLKQAKTASQQSTSLPIEPTKVANQITSSSSSSSSTINQRLRNLEKQVKGRKKNKKR